The Oxalobacteraceae bacterium OTU3CINTB1 genome includes a window with the following:
- a CDS encoding TerC family protein, producing MEWLFDPNIWVGLFALIVLEIVLGVDNLIFIAILADKLAPEQRDKARLVGLSLAMLMRLGLLSVMSWLVTLTEPLFSIASLSFSGRDLILLLGGFFLLFKATIELHERVEGKVHETQGGSRVYAGFGAVVAQIIVLDAVFSLDAVITAVGMVDELGVMMAAVIISMGVMLLASKPLTRFVNAHPTVVVLCLSFLLMIGLSLIAEGFGFHIPKGYLYAAIGFSVVIEALNQLARRNFVSRESRVPLRDRTADAVLRLLGSKKRFAAGGEEEDTTTTVAPEAFEQEERNMVSGVLSLSQRSVRSIMTVRSNISWIDLDADTATIQGQILETPHSFFPVSRGQLDNIIGVVRAKELMANLARGVPIPPEHIREPIIMPEASGVLKVMETLKRSRGQLVLIADEYGTIQGVVTPIDILEAIAGEFPDEDEQPDVQEQGPNCWRVAGTADLHYLEQVLETDELISENDDYTSLAGFMLERLGNLPTVGEAVEVDGLRFEVIEVVERRIAAVMVTRVEPSTPDDE from the coding sequence ATGGAATGGCTATTCGACCCAAACATTTGGGTCGGTCTGTTTGCATTAATCGTTCTCGAAATCGTCCTTGGCGTCGACAATCTCATCTTCATCGCGATCCTCGCCGATAAACTGGCGCCGGAGCAGCGCGACAAGGCGAGGCTCGTTGGCCTGAGTCTGGCGATGCTGATGCGCCTGGGCTTGTTGAGCGTAATGTCCTGGCTGGTCACCCTGACCGAACCGCTGTTCTCGATTGCCTCGCTAAGCTTCTCCGGACGGGATTTGATCCTGCTGCTGGGCGGCTTCTTCCTCCTGTTCAAAGCCACGATCGAACTCCACGAGCGGGTCGAAGGCAAGGTGCACGAAACCCAAGGTGGCTCCAGGGTCTATGCCGGTTTCGGCGCGGTCGTCGCCCAGATCATCGTGCTGGACGCGGTGTTTTCACTCGACGCCGTCATCACGGCCGTCGGCATGGTGGACGAGCTTGGCGTGATGATGGCCGCCGTTATCATTTCGATGGGCGTGATGCTGCTCGCCTCCAAGCCGCTGACGCGCTTCGTCAACGCCCATCCGACCGTGGTGGTGCTGTGCCTGAGTTTCCTGTTGATGATCGGCCTGAGCCTGATTGCAGAAGGTTTCGGCTTCCACATTCCGAAGGGCTACCTGTACGCCGCCATCGGCTTCTCGGTGGTGATCGAGGCGCTGAACCAGCTGGCGCGCCGTAATTTCGTCAGCCGCGAGTCACGTGTTCCGTTGCGCGACCGTACCGCCGATGCCGTGTTGCGCCTGTTGGGCAGCAAGAAGCGCTTCGCCGCCGGCGGCGAGGAAGAGGACACCACGACCACCGTGGCGCCGGAAGCGTTCGAGCAAGAGGAGCGCAACATGGTCAGCGGCGTGCTCAGCTTGTCCCAGCGCTCGGTGCGCTCGATCATGACGGTGCGTTCGAACATCTCGTGGATCGATCTGGATGCGGACACGGCCACCATCCAGGGTCAGATCCTGGAAACGCCGCACAGTTTCTTCCCCGTCAGCCGGGGGCAGCTGGACAACATCATCGGTGTCGTCCGCGCCAAGGAGTTGATGGCCAATTTGGCGCGCGGCGTACCGATTCCTCCGGAACATATCCGCGAGCCCATCATCATGCCCGAGGCCAGCGGCGTGCTGAAGGTGATGGAAACGTTGAAACGTTCGCGTGGTCAACTGGTGCTGATCGCCGACGAGTACGGCACCATCCAGGGCGTGGTGACGCCGATCGATATTCTGGAGGCGATCGCCGGCGAGTTCCCCGACGAGGACGAGCAGCCGGATGTGCAGGAGCAGGGACCGAATTGCTGGCGCGTCGCCGGCACGGCCGATCTGCATTATCTGGAGCAGGTGCTGGAGACGGACGAACTGATCAGTGAGAACGACGACTACACGTCGCTGGCCGGCTTCATGCTGGAGCGCCTCGGCAACCTGCCGACGGTGGGCGAGGCGGTCGAGGTGGACGGTCTGCGGTTCGAGGTGATCGAAGTGGTGGAGCGCCGCATCGCGGCCGTGATGGTGACGCGCGTCGAACCATCCACGCCAGACGACGAGTAA
- a CDS encoding class I SAM-dependent methyltransferase, with product MTIAARLRISPLRAQGGDEIDLPYAPSPWRLKQCKQTGIVFLANPPAYEELSRDFAYEVTFEKETQARKQAEPFRYAISTALKRFRGGILKRNKSLTLVQRLIREARGGRINVLDVGCGWGSLLDDLFKSLPADLRGKSVPHGIEISQELSRISDGKLRKAGGRCVHASAMDGLEHFEDGYFDVIIMASFLEHDINPLAVLERSAKRLKPGGSILVKVPNYNCLNRYLRGPRWCGFRWPDHVNYFTPETLKATAKLAGLDVVRMSLLDRSPLSDNMYAILRRAG from the coding sequence ATGACTATCGCCGCACGACTGAGAATTTCTCCACTCCGCGCCCAGGGTGGCGACGAAATCGACTTGCCCTATGCGCCCTCGCCCTGGCGGCTTAAACAATGCAAGCAGACCGGTATAGTGTTTCTGGCCAATCCTCCCGCTTACGAGGAGCTGTCACGGGATTTCGCTTATGAGGTGACGTTCGAGAAGGAAACGCAGGCGCGCAAGCAAGCAGAGCCCTTTCGTTATGCGATCAGCACCGCGCTCAAGCGTTTTCGTGGCGGCATCCTGAAGCGGAACAAGAGTCTGACCTTGGTGCAGCGGTTGATCCGCGAGGCGCGCGGCGGGCGCATCAATGTGCTCGACGTGGGCTGTGGCTGGGGTTCGTTGCTGGATGATTTGTTCAAGTCGCTGCCGGCGGATTTGCGCGGCAAAAGCGTGCCGCACGGCATAGAGATATCGCAGGAGCTGTCGCGGATCTCGGATGGCAAGCTGCGCAAGGCCGGCGGCCGCTGTGTGCACGCCTCGGCGATGGATGGGCTGGAGCATTTCGAGGACGGATATTTCGACGTCATCATCATGGCGTCTTTTCTCGAGCACGACATCAATCCGCTGGCGGTGCTGGAGCGCTCGGCGAAGCGCCTCAAGCCGGGTGGATCGATCCTGGTCAAGGTACCCAATTACAATTGCCTCAACCGGTATTTGCGCGGGCCACGCTGGTGCGGCTTCCGCTGGCCGGATCATGTGAATTATTTCACGCCGGAGACGTTGAAGGCGACCGCGAAGCTGGCTGGTTTGGATGTGGTGCGGATGTCGCTGCTGGATCGCAGTCCGCTCAGCGACAATATGTACGCGATCTTGCGGCGCGCGGGGTGA
- a CDS encoding glycosyl hydrolase 115 family protein, whose translation MKFAGSLACWALLAIARHAGAGELTLYQQGGPVAAIVHEDQKTYALAAKLLGRDLQALSGQTPRISSRLQDCGKTCVIIGAVDTPLLRQLAKRDGLDLAALRGEWERHKRLVIRSKERRYVLIAGSDVRGTVYGVVDLTRELGVSAWEWWADVTPRRQARVAIDDATVFSRAPSVQYRGIFLNDEDWGLQPWAAKTYDLKTGDIGPATYARIYELMWRLKANTLWPAMHDSTKPFYQIAGNPEMARDYAIVVGTSHAEPMMRNNVREWDPKTSGPFNFFTNRDRMIAYWDERVQQVKGFETLMSVGLRGVHDSAMEGAKTIPEARDGVEQVIDIQRGLLSKAQGLPSERIPQVLTLYKEVLDIYKAGLKVPEDISLIWPDDNYGYISQLGTAAEAKRAGGAGLYYHLSYWGRPHDYLWLATTHPALVREQLERASHTGARKLWVANVGDIKPLEYLSQYFLDLAFDHTLLEQAPSKHLRAWLARQFGAEHALQITDIMMEYYALAWERRPEFMGFGQTEPTTPNKPTAYLRSGGDEARRRLNRYAAITARAEALAQAMPADRRDAFHELVLYPVRASANLNARILKLELAGLPDNTGDRAEQLVTEAKAAHRAIVADTAEYNALANGKWRHMMDMAPRRLPVFAEPAWPVSSDGAASAATPPRRPRPVSIAASSAAPHSQWQKIEELGSMGTVLRSSLALPSIEAGHAGTVAPLEIEFHTDGADPVGVNVVALPTHPLTSENQLRLGYRIDDGPLAILDFRTHGRSSEWKLNVLSNTAVRSLAPQRFAPGKHRLRLYAMDPGFILDRVDIIPDGAARYYGPTPR comes from the coding sequence ATGAAGTTCGCCGGATCGCTCGCGTGCTGGGCGCTGCTCGCTATCGCACGGCACGCGGGCGCCGGAGAGTTGACCTTGTATCAACAAGGCGGTCCGGTGGCCGCCATTGTCCATGAGGACCAGAAGACCTATGCGCTGGCGGCGAAATTGCTGGGTCGCGACCTGCAGGCGCTGAGCGGCCAAACGCCGCGCATCTCGTCGCGGTTGCAAGATTGCGGCAAGACCTGCGTGATCATCGGCGCTGTCGATACGCCGCTGTTGCGTCAGCTAGCCAAGCGCGACGGATTGGATCTTGCGGCGTTGCGCGGCGAGTGGGAGCGGCATAAACGGCTGGTCATCCGCTCCAAAGAACGGCGCTATGTATTGATTGCCGGTTCCGACGTCCGGGGCACGGTCTACGGCGTGGTGGACCTGACGCGCGAACTCGGCGTCTCGGCCTGGGAATGGTGGGCGGACGTGACGCCCCGCCGCCAAGCCCGCGTAGCCATCGATGACGCCACGGTCTTTTCGCGGGCGCCATCGGTCCAGTATCGCGGCATCTTCCTCAACGACGAGGACTGGGGCTTGCAGCCTTGGGCGGCCAAGACTTACGATCTCAAGACCGGTGACATCGGGCCCGCCACCTACGCACGTATCTACGAGCTGATGTGGCGCCTGAAGGCCAACACGCTGTGGCCGGCGATGCACGACTCGACCAAGCCCTTCTATCAGATCGCCGGCAACCCGGAAATGGCGCGCGACTACGCCATCGTGGTCGGCACCTCCCACGCCGAGCCGATGATGCGCAACAACGTGCGCGAATGGGATCCGAAGACGAGCGGACCGTTCAACTTCTTTACCAACCGCGACCGCATGATCGCCTACTGGGACGAGCGGGTCCAGCAAGTGAAAGGCTTTGAAACCCTGATGTCGGTCGGCTTGCGCGGCGTGCACGACAGCGCGATGGAAGGCGCGAAGACGATCCCGGAGGCGCGCGATGGCGTCGAACAGGTCATCGATATCCAGCGCGGCTTGCTGTCCAAGGCGCAGGGGCTTCCATCTGAACGGATTCCGCAGGTGCTCACCTTGTACAAGGAAGTGCTCGACATCTACAAAGCCGGCCTGAAGGTGCCGGAGGATATCAGCCTGATCTGGCCGGACGATAATTACGGCTATATCAGCCAGCTCGGCACGGCCGCCGAGGCGAAGCGCGCCGGCGGCGCGGGACTTTACTATCATTTGTCCTACTGGGGACGCCCGCACGATTACCTGTGGCTGGCAACCACCCATCCCGCGCTGGTGCGCGAGCAGCTGGAGCGGGCCAGCCACACTGGCGCCCGCAAGCTGTGGGTGGCCAATGTCGGCGATATCAAGCCGCTGGAATACCTGAGCCAGTACTTCCTCGACCTGGCCTTCGACCACACGTTGCTGGAACAGGCGCCCAGCAAGCACTTGCGCGCGTGGCTGGCGCGCCAATTCGGCGCGGAGCATGCGCTGCAGATCACCGACATCATGATGGAATACTACGCGCTGGCGTGGGAGCGCCGGCCGGAATTCATGGGCTTTGGCCAGACCGAGCCGACCACGCCAAACAAGCCGACCGCTTACCTGCGGTCGGGCGGCGACGAAGCGCGGCGGCGCCTAAACCGGTATGCGGCCATCACCGCGCGCGCCGAGGCGCTGGCGCAAGCCATGCCGGCCGACCGCCGCGACGCGTTCCACGAGCTGGTGCTGTATCCGGTGCGCGCAAGCGCCAACTTGAACGCGCGCATCCTGAAGCTGGAGCTGGCCGGTTTGCCGGACAACACCGGTGACCGCGCCGAGCAGCTCGTGACGGAGGCAAAGGCGGCGCATCGGGCCATCGTAGCCGACACCGCCGAATACAACGCCCTGGCCAACGGCAAATGGCGGCACATGATGGACATGGCGCCGCGCCGCCTGCCGGTGTTCGCCGAACCTGCCTGGCCCGTATCGTCGGACGGCGCCGCCTCGGCCGCCACGCCGCCGCGTCGGCCGCGCCCGGTGTCGATTGCCGCATCCAGCGCGGCGCCGCATTCGCAATGGCAAAAAATCGAGGAGCTCGGCAGCATGGGCACGGTGCTGCGCTCGTCGCTTGCCTTGCCTTCCATCGAAGCCGGCCACGCCGGCACGGTCGCGCCGCTGGAAATCGAATTCCACACCGATGGCGCCGATCCGGTCGGCGTCAACGTCGTCGCCCTCCCCACGCATCCGCTGACGTCGGAAAACCAGCTCAGGCTGGGCTACCGCATCGATGACGGACCGCTGGCGATACTCGACTTCCGCACCCATGGCCGCAGCAGCGAATGGAAGCTCAACGTGCTGAGCAATACGGCGGTCAGGTCGCTGGCGCCGCAGCGGTTCGCGCCGGGCAAGCACCGGCTGCGCTTGTACGCCATGGACCCCGGCTTCATCCTCGACCGGGTCGATATCATCCCCGATGGTGCGGCGCGTTACTACGGTCCGACACCGCGATAG
- a CDS encoding beta-galactosidase, with the protein MLNFTRIARNTIAGIGGATLALGCAAQELGIPQASDADRQTSQARGGAADASAFLMASFNSASDNWLSLFSSTDGVTFTSLASDAYRPPGKLMRDPAIVRHSDGYYYVLYATGANSAELGLTRSTDLKNWQFVRNVPLALPGNAQAVAPEWLRDKDGSLKAIVSRGAGGSYVLTPNADLSTWSAPQPLQGLPDNYVDTIVAVTDGGYTALARNGATGLIEMASAKSLQGPWTVERQGNWAKWGATTGSHSLIRLPGGQWRLYFGDAASGRRWYSDSLDGLRTWSAAKQLGGVSGVVGQASVLVEDRKALAQATKPKGQPKKVSWDEHSMLIDGKRVVVWSGEIHPFRLPNPSLWRDVIQKMKALGFNGVAFYFDWGYHSTAPGVYDFSHVRNVERALQIAEEEGMYVIARTGPYVNAELTGGGYPGWMFRNRAEARTDDPVYLTAVDEWMTQINAIIARHQITTGGGNVIAYQLENELGKVEPKHVRHMDHLAKKARADGISVPFFHNAAGRLPDWTPKDSTAAWANPGPTDMYAFDGYPGGTCNVHADPAGPNKAPDWGIYGKNSPKIGALSSPKTPGFAAELGGGWFDYWGSNGTYNCTGERQGTGYQRVFYGTNLINRITIHNIYMTFGGTSWGWLAGPVVYTSYDYGAPISEDRGLRAKAYGLKQQGMLVQAAEQALAKMDKGPPIKTSSDKVKVYHNINPDLNTHILFAVHSPSDLLTNDSFTFDLTTKDGTYKVPLRLNGQDAKMLLADYKLERHHLVYSTSELQTHFANGERDIALLHGRAGEPGETLLRYASAPNVEVIEGKVTSRYENGVLKLEYVHDGLARVRISGGGRTPLLLLLADEKNSIAFWTQKTPAGQVLQLSPAMVRSASLAGGKLALTGDTTAASEMQIWGPSVSTVTFNGENLSVTAQPDGSLRTAALKGPDAVKLPDLATLGWTRRMDSPEAQPKFDDSAWIKADNRASAAQTWTMPERGQPTLSMSDYGFHHGDVWYRGRLDLADAKSNQLELFYGAGGAGMIQVWVDGKFVGQHELDVGRSFPETTDSVKFSLGDKLAKGPHVIAVMVRNNSHNWNLMADDYHREARGLISASLTSRGGQRYAVPIVWRIQGTQGGENIVDVVRGPMNNGGLYGERQGWYLPAVDSKSSNAGWTRAKSGDAPPAPGTYWLRTSFDLDLPKGHDIQLGLAFGDTTKPRSERENRALIFVNGWNMGQFIAHIGPQRTFVIPPGILNPNGANTIALAVTTDGKPGNVLEPVKLVNLRTVRGGVPLEIMPGSAPISAQR; encoded by the coding sequence ATGCTGAACTTCACACGCATCGCTCGAAATACCATCGCCGGCATCGGCGGCGCGACCCTGGCGCTGGGCTGCGCCGCCCAGGAATTGGGCATTCCGCAAGCGTCGGACGCGGACCGGCAAACCAGCCAGGCGCGTGGCGGTGCGGCCGACGCCTCGGCATTCTTGATGGCCAGTTTCAATAGCGCGTCGGACAATTGGCTGAGCCTGTTCTCGTCCACCGACGGCGTCACCTTTACGTCGTTGGCCTCCGATGCGTACCGGCCGCCGGGCAAACTGATGCGCGACCCGGCTATCGTGCGCCACAGTGATGGCTATTATTACGTGCTCTACGCCACCGGCGCGAACAGCGCCGAACTCGGACTGACCCGCTCCACGGACCTGAAGAACTGGCAGTTCGTCCGCAACGTGCCGCTGGCATTGCCGGGCAACGCGCAGGCCGTCGCGCCGGAATGGTTGCGCGACAAGGACGGATCGTTGAAGGCCATCGTCTCGCGCGGTGCCGGCGGCAGCTATGTGTTGACGCCGAACGCCGACTTGAGCACCTGGTCGGCGCCGCAGCCGTTGCAGGGTTTGCCGGACAACTATGTCGATACCATCGTCGCGGTCACCGACGGAGGCTACACCGCCCTCGCCCGCAACGGCGCCACAGGCCTGATCGAGATGGCCAGCGCCAAATCATTGCAAGGCCCCTGGACCGTCGAGCGGCAAGGCAATTGGGCCAAATGGGGCGCCACCACCGGCAGCCACTCGCTGATCAGGCTGCCTGGTGGGCAATGGCGTCTTTACTTCGGCGATGCCGCAAGCGGCCGCCGCTGGTATTCCGACAGCCTGGACGGCTTGCGCACGTGGAGCGCGGCCAAGCAACTAGGCGGCGTGTCCGGCGTCGTCGGCCAGGCATCGGTATTGGTCGAGGACCGCAAGGCGCTGGCGCAGGCCACCAAGCCGAAAGGCCAGCCGAAAAAGGTCAGCTGGGACGAGCACTCGATGTTGATCGACGGCAAGCGCGTGGTCGTGTGGTCCGGAGAGATCCACCCGTTCCGCCTGCCCAACCCATCGCTGTGGCGGGACGTCATACAGAAGATGAAGGCGCTCGGCTTCAACGGCGTGGCCTTCTATTTCGACTGGGGCTACCACTCCACCGCGCCCGGGGTCTACGACTTCTCCCATGTGCGCAACGTCGAACGCGCCCTCCAGATCGCCGAGGAGGAAGGCATGTACGTGATCGCCCGCACCGGACCATACGTGAACGCGGAGCTGACCGGCGGCGGCTATCCCGGCTGGATGTTCCGCAACCGCGCCGAGGCGCGCACCGACGATCCGGTCTACCTGACCGCCGTCGACGAGTGGATGACACAGATTAACGCCATCATCGCCCGCCACCAGATCACCACCGGCGGCGGCAACGTCATCGCCTACCAGCTGGAAAACGAGCTGGGCAAGGTCGAGCCGAAGCACGTGCGTCACATGGACCATCTGGCGAAGAAGGCGCGCGCGGACGGCATCAGCGTGCCGTTCTTCCACAACGCCGCCGGACGGCTGCCAGACTGGACGCCGAAGGATTCGACCGCGGCCTGGGCCAATCCCGGCCCGACCGATATGTACGCGTTCGACGGCTACCCCGGCGGCACCTGCAATGTGCACGCCGATCCCGCCGGCCCGAACAAGGCGCCGGACTGGGGCATCTACGGCAAGAACTCGCCGAAGATCGGCGCCCTGTCGTCGCCCAAGACGCCGGGATTCGCCGCAGAACTGGGCGGCGGCTGGTTCGACTACTGGGGCTCGAACGGCACCTACAACTGCACCGGCGAGCGTCAGGGCACGGGGTATCAAAGGGTGTTCTATGGCACCAACCTGATCAACCGCATCACCATCCACAATATTTACATGACGTTCGGCGGCACCTCGTGGGGCTGGCTGGCCGGGCCGGTGGTGTATACCTCCTACGATTACGGCGCGCCGATCTCGGAGGACCGTGGCTTGCGCGCCAAGGCGTACGGCCTGAAACAGCAAGGCATGCTGGTCCAGGCGGCCGAGCAGGCGCTGGCGAAGATGGACAAAGGGCCGCCGATCAAGACCTCGTCCGACAAGGTCAAGGTCTATCACAACATCAACCCCGATCTGAACACGCATATACTGTTCGCGGTCCACAGCCCGTCGGACCTGCTGACCAACGACAGCTTCACCTTCGACCTGACGACCAAGGATGGCACGTACAAGGTGCCACTGCGCCTGAACGGCCAGGACGCCAAGATGCTGCTGGCCGATTACAAGCTGGAACGGCATCACCTGGTCTACTCGACGTCGGAACTCCAGACGCACTTCGCCAACGGCGAGCGCGATATCGCGCTGCTGCACGGCCGCGCCGGCGAGCCGGGCGAGACGCTGCTGCGCTACGCCAGTGCGCCCAACGTCGAAGTCATCGAGGGAAAAGTGACATCGCGCTATGAGAACGGCGTGCTGAAGCTGGAATATGTGCACGACGGGCTGGCGCGCGTGCGCATCTCGGGCGGTGGCCGCACCCCGCTGCTGCTGTTGCTGGCCGACGAGAAAAACAGCATCGCCTTCTGGACGCAGAAAACGCCGGCGGGTCAGGTTCTTCAACTGAGTCCCGCGATGGTGCGCTCGGCCAGTCTGGCCGGTGGCAAACTGGCGTTGACGGGCGATACGACAGCCGCCAGCGAGATGCAGATTTGGGGGCCGTCCGTATCGACGGTCACCTTCAACGGCGAAAACCTTTCGGTCACCGCCCAGCCGGACGGCAGCCTGCGCACCGCCGCGCTCAAAGGGCCGGACGCGGTGAAGCTGCCGGACCTCGCCACCTTGGGCTGGACGCGTCGCATGGACAGCCCCGAGGCGCAGCCGAAGTTCGACGATTCTGCCTGGATCAAGGCCGACAACCGTGCCTCGGCGGCGCAGACCTGGACCATGCCGGAGCGCGGCCAGCCGACCTTGTCGATGAGCGACTATGGCTTCCACCACGGCGACGTCTGGTATCGCGGCCGACTGGACCTTGCCGACGCCAAGAGCAATCAACTGGAGCTGTTCTACGGCGCCGGTGGCGCCGGCATGATACAGGTGTGGGTCGACGGTAAATTCGTCGGCCAGCATGAGCTCGACGTCGGCCGCTCCTTCCCCGAGACCACGGACAGCGTCAAGTTCTCGCTCGGCGACAAGCTGGCCAAGGGCCCGCACGTGATCGCCGTCATGGTGCGCAACAATTCGCACAACTGGAACCTGATGGCCGACGACTATCACCGCGAGGCGCGCGGCTTGATTTCGGCCTCGCTGACGTCGCGCGGCGGTCAACGTTACGCCGTGCCGATCGTGTGGCGCATCCAGGGCACCCAGGGCGGCGAGAATATCGTCGACGTCGTGCGCGGTCCGATGAACAATGGCGGCCTGTATGGCGAGCGCCAGGGCTGGTACTTGCCGGCGGTCGATAGCAAGAGCTCCAACGCGGGCTGGACAAGGGCCAAGAGCGGCGACGCGCCGCCAGCGCCAGGCACCTACTGGCTGCGGACGTCGTTCGATCTGGATCTGCCGAAGGGCCACGATATCCAGCTTGGCCTGGCGTTCGGCGACACCACCAAGCCGCGTTCGGAGCGTGAAAACCGCGCGCTGATCTTCGTCAACGGCTGGAACATGGGACAGTTCATCGCCCACATCGGTCCGCAGCGCACGTTCGTGATCCCGCCGGGCATCCTGAACCCGAACGGCGCCAACACCATCGCGCTGGCGGTCACCACCGACGGCAAGCCCGGCAACGTGCTGGAGCCTGTCAAGCTGGTCAACCTTCGCACGGTGCGCGGTGGCGTGCCGCTGGAGATCATGCCGGGTTCGGCCCCGATCAGCGCGCAGCGATGA